The nucleotide sequence CATGATCGCCGCATAGGTGTCGCCGTAGCCGCATTGCTTGTTGGCCAAGAATTTTTCGTTGATCAGCGGCAATCCTTTTTCGCCGGCCAGCGTCAGGTAACAGGCGATCAAGGCGTCCAGGCCGTTTCGGACGCTTTTTTGTTCGCTGCGCAGCATGCGTTCCAGCATCGGCAGGTCTTCTTCGCTGCCGCAGACGCCCAGCATGGTCAAGTACAAGCGTTTTCGATCCGCCGACAATTCCGGATCTTCGATCCACTGGATCAACTGGGCGTGGTCCATGTCGTCCTTGATTTCGCGGACCGCTTCATAGGGGGTGATCGCGAATTCGTCGTAGGCGTCGCGTGAAAGCATCGAATCTTCATCCTGCAAATAATCGATGAAGAACCGGAGCCGTGATGCGGCATCCTCGGCGTCCAATTCGCTGACGCGGACGACATATTTTTCGACGCGTTCGTTTACCGGCAGACTGGACCACTGCAGATCCGGTGGCTGGGCTCCCTGGACCAGGAACCGCCGGGACTTTTGAATCTCGCCAAAGTAAATCGCGGTGATCACATCGCCGACTTCCGCATGCTGGTCGCCCTTCAGGATCGTTTCGATTCGCATCCGGACACCGCCGGTTTCGGTGTCACGCGTCGTTTCGGTGTCGACCACGGTCGCGATGGCCACGACGTCCATGGCCTGCATTTCTTGGCGAAGCGTTTGCGATATCGCGTTGCAAAAAGGGCAGCCCAGTGCCACCGATGTCCCGCCCCAGGGGGTCAGGGTCGCGATACAGGCCAACAGCGAAGCGACGATGGCAAGCGGGGTTCGGCGGAACATGACAGCCTTTTTCGGTGAAACGTCATTCAAAAGCATGGGGACATCGCTGTAGCGGAATCCGGCGTCTCCGACGGGATCGCTGGCGTGCTGTGGTCCATCATACGTAGGGCGGCCCCGCGCTGAGAAGGCAAAAGCGTTCCCCGAATCGACTCAACCCGCCATGACGGACGTGCCGATAGAACGGGTGCGTCGGATTGCAGGGGATATCCCATTTGCCGGCTGCGCCATGTCGTTCGTAGGGGGAAATCACAGGATGATCCGTCAGATTTTCATTGCCGCCGCTTTAGCGGCCGCGGCTTTTGCCACCATTCAACCGGCCTCGGCCGAACCTCGTGCCTATGGTCAGGCTTGGGGTGGCGGCGCCAGACCGCATGACTGGAACCGCTTTTATCACTATCCGTACGTCTATTACCCGCAAAACTTTTACGGGCAAGACTACTACAAAAGCAGCGACAGCTTGTACCATCGTTATCCGTCTGAAATGCGGATCCCGGTGTACAACAAACGCTGGCACAACTTTTATCCCAGCAACCGCCGGTTCCACAGCGGACACCACTTCATCCTGGACACGTTCTAGGCCGACGGCAGCGGGTTGCGGCGTGTAAAACGCTGGTCCCGCAGCCAGACGAGGCGAACGGTCCGGCGGGGATGCATCCCATCGCAGGGAAAAGTCCGTACCTTTCGTCCGTCGATCCCGCTTTCGGGGGCTTAGCCGTTGCCAAACGTTACGCAACTGCGTTCGTTCGCCAAGCTGTTGACCCAGCACGGCTTGGCGATGTGGGTCCTGGATGAAGATGACCGGATCGCCCTGGCGACCGACGCCGTCGGCGATCGTTTGCGGTGTGACAGCGACGAATTGATCGGCGTGCGCGTGACATCCGTCGGCAACGACGATCCCCTGTCGCGCTGTGCGGCTCATCTGACACCGCCGCCGGGTCGTGGCGATACCGGGTTGTTGATCGTGCCGTGGTCCGGCCCCGAATGTCCGAACGCGGCACACGGTCTGGTCGAATGTGCGGCCTTTCTTTCTTGGCCGACCGAACCGGGGCGATCGCTGACGATTGGTTGGATCGGGCCGTCGGATCGTTTTCCACAGTACCCGTCCCAGACGCACCATCCGTCGTGGCAAGCGTCGATTGAACTGCAACGCCATCTGCGGATCTGGATGGATGAAGATCGGCGGATCCACGACCCGATCATCGCCGGCGACAGTGATGCGATTCGACGCATGCGACGCCAATTGGAAATCGCCGGACGCATTCGCGATGACACGCTAATCACCGCGCCGGCGGGTTTTCCAAGCGAACGCCTGGCGCAGCGATTGCATCAGCTTTCAACACCCGCCGGTTCCGATGACGCGAACCAACCGGCGATCGAACCGATGGAAACCATCGACGGCGGCCTGATGGATTTGGAGTTGTTGGAGGCGGTTGCGGCCCCGTTGATCAGTCACCTGACCGGAGAGGGCCGACCGATCGCCACCGTCGTGCTTCGAGGTTTGGAAGAAACACCGCCCGACGTGCAACAGCGGGTGGATCAATGGAAAGATTTGTTCGGGCAACGTTTGCGATTGATCGCGATTTTGGATCGAAGGCACAAGGCATCCGCCGACGTCATTGAGCCTTTGATGCAGCGTTTGTGTGGATTGGTGATCGACGTTCCCTCTTTGGCCGATCGACCCGACGACGTCCCGATGGTTGCAACAGCTTTGCTGGAAAGCCGACGAAGTGGCGGCAACATCATTGCCGAACGCTTCAACCGTGATGGTCAAGATGCATTGGTCCGCTATCCCTGGCCAGGCGACATCGGTGAACTGGACGATGCGGTGCGTTTTGCTGCGGGCATCGGTTCACAGACCGTGCTGACCCGCGAACACTTGCCATTGGCGGTGCGTTCCTATCGTCCACCTTCGGCCGAAGCCGATGCGATGGGTGACATCGACTTGGACGCGACCCTTCATCAAATCGAACGGCGGTTGATCGAAGAAGCGGTTGCGGCGGCCGACGGAAACCGCAGTGAAGCCGCCAGGCGTCTGGGAATCAGCCGTGCACGTTTGCTGCGTCGTTTGGAAAGTCAGTCGGACGGTGATACCGGTGCACCCAAAAGCGACGACGACCTTTCCACCCCGAGTGAATGATGCCTTCGCAACGTTCAACGGATGATTGGATGCGACCATGGCGTCGCCGACGACCGGATCGAATCGTCGTGGTGACCGACGAAGAATCATGGCTGCTGAATGTCCGCTTTGTCATCGATCGCATGACGTCCGTTCGGGACACATCCGCGTCAACATCGACGTCCGCAAATACGAGCCCCACCCAGCCGATCCGCGTCGACCGGTTGTCGGCACCGTTGATCCGTGGCAATGCACTGGGATCAAACGTCGCCGGGTCCCCGGGCGACGACTTTCGACGATGGCTGGATGACCTTGTCGTGGATCGTCCCGACCTTTTGATCTGGCACGACAGGATCGCCACGCCGCTGGCTGTTGCCGCGTTTCTGCGAGCGGCCCGTGACGTCGCGCGACGACAGTGGGTGGTGGGCGAAGGGTTGTCCGATCGCGACCGGTTGCTGATGCATAGCCAAGGCGCCGAAGGCACCGCGGCGACCGCGGCGGAACTGTGGCGAATGCGACATCGATTGACCGCGGGATTGGCGATCGTCGACGGATGCTTAGACTGACATTGTTCACGTCGGTGGTTTTGACGAACCACCGCTGGTCAATGTTTCGGCGGCGCGACGGATACTTGCGTATGCCCTTTCGACTGTCCCGGTCCCTTCTGCCACGGTCACAACCCCATGTCCGAAATCACGCTTCCGTCCGTCCAAGCCATCTTGGATCAAACGCTTGACCCCGAAACCGGTCGCGCGATGGGACCGTTGGGTCAGATCCAAGACGTTCAGGTGGACGACAACAAGATCAGCTACAGCCTGGGCATCACGTCGTGCATGTGGGCGATCGGTGACGAGGTGCGTGACGGCATCAACGACCGATTGACGGCCGCGTTTCCCGGCGCCGCAATCAATGCAACGATCGTTCCCCATGAACGTCCACCGGCGCGAATTGGTCAATTGGGTCTGCGTGTTAAGAAAGTCGTGTTGGTCGGCAGCGGCAAGGGCGGTGTGGGGAAAAGCACCGTCGCCGCATCTTTGGCGGTCATGCTGAACCAAATGGGCAGTCGTGTCGGGTTGATGGATGCGGATGTCTATGGCCCCAGCGTGCCTCACTTGCTGGGACTAAAAGGACGTCCGGAGGTCGACGCGGACAAAAAGATTCGACCGATCGAATTGCGGGACGGATTCCCCGTCATGTCGATGGGCTTCTTGGTGGAACCCGACCAAGCGGTGATCTGGCGTGGCCCGATGTTGCACGGCAGCATTCAACAGTTCTTGCGTGACACCCAATGGGGCGAACTGGATTACCTGATCATCGACATGCCACCGGGTACCGGTGATATCGCGCTGACGTTGTCACAGTCGGTCCCGATCAGCGGCGCGGTCGTCGTTTGCACGCCGCAAGAAGTCGCTTTGTTGGATGCGGTCAAAGCCATCAACATGTTTCGCAAGGTCAACATCCCGGTTGCCGGCATGGTCGAAAACATGAGCGGCTTTCTGTGCCCGGATAACGGCAAGACCTACGACATTTTCGGCCGTGGTGGTGCACGTGACAAAGCTGCTCAGATGGACGTGCCGTTCTTGGGCGGGTTGCCGATCGACATTCGCTTGCGTGAAGCCGGCGACGAAGGCCGTTTGCATGAAGTGATTGCCGATCAACCTGATGCGGCGGCACCGATCGAACAGGCGGCACGTGCGTTGGTGCGGCATTTGGCGTCCAAGGCAGCGTCCGAGGGCGTATCGACCAGCCTTCCGACCTTGTAGAAGACACCACGGGGACGATTCGCGGCGGCATTGGGGCCGCCGCTGGACTGCGTTTGCAGCGTCCAGGCACATTCGCAGCATCCAGACACGCGAGGCGCAAGAAAAAAGCCGCATCGGAAATGCCGACGCGGCGATGTGGATTCTGTCTTGCCGATCGAGCTGAAAACCAGCAAACGATCGAATCAAAAAGGCACTAGCGGCGCTTCTTGGCGGCCTTCTTCTTGGTCGCGCGCTTCTTAGCGGTCTTCTTCTTGGCTACCTTCTTCTTCGTTGCGCGCTTCTTAGCGGCCTTCTTCTTGGCTACCTTTTTCTTCGTTGCGCGTTTCTTGGCTACCTTCTTCTTGACGGCTGCCTTCTTCGTTGCACGTTTCTTAACGGCACGTTTCTTCGCTGCTTTCTTTTTGGCCACGTTCTTCCTCCGCGAGAAAGGAACTGCCAGTGAGTCATTGTGACTTGCAAAACGTACGTTTCAGAAGTCACCGGCCACGGCTCACTGAACATGAATCGTGGTTGATCCAACGCATCACGACATCCACGTCGTACCGATCCATCGACTCAACCGTAAAAAACTGCGCGTAACTGTACGCAGTTCAGCAGATTTCGCAACATCTTTTCAACAAAAAAGTGGTTGCGAAGAAAACTTTTTTTGCTACGCGAAGACGTTCAAACAGCGTGTTTGATGCCGCAACATGCTCTGTTTCAAGCATGGCGTTGGTCGATGAATTGACACGCGACATGCGATGTGTTTTGCACACGAATCAATGGTTCGTTTGCCACGCATGCGTCAACGTTGACCTTGATCGATCAACTTGTCGCGCATCGTCGCAACGTTTCATCAATCGAAGGTACCAACGGACGCATCGCCAAGTCGCGTCCACGCCGGACAACGCTAAAAACGACCGCCGTACTGCTGCAACATCTGGTAGTTGCCCATGGCCAGCGAAGCGAACAACAGCGTGATGAAAATCTCGCCGCTTTGCAGACCCCAAACTGCCATCAAAACGGCCACCACCAGACTTAACCACAGCGACTGTTCGATCTGACCGCCGGCCAATTGAATGATCGCACGCGCGACGCGTCCACCGTCCAACGGATAGACGGGCAAAAGGTTGAATAGAGCCCACAAAACACTGGGCAAAATGTAGAACAACGCGATCGAAAACATCCCCACCGTGGCCAGCGGTTGGCCCTCTTGAAGCCATTCGATTCGGTTGAAACCGGGGATGATTCCAAACGCCGCAACGCCATAGCCGGCCGCCTTTAAACCGACCGCCAAAACCATCGCCGACGCGATCTGCAGCAAAGGCCCTGATGCGGCGATGAACAGGTCCTGGGACGGCGAAAGTCGAGTCACCGGAGCGAATTCAAAACCGCCACCGGTGGCTGGGCCACTGCGTGGGATCGCTAAACCGCCGAAGTGATACAGAACGATCGATGACTCAATGCCCAGCGTCCGAAACGCCAACGCGTGCCCCAGTTCGTGGATGATGATCGAAACCAACAAACACACCGCCCACAACAACAACAGCGGAAACCGGCCCGGGCTGGAATCTTGGAACAACTGGTCGACCATGTCGGCCAAACCGTATCCAAACACGACCGCTCCGATCCAAAACGTCCACGCCACGCGGATCGGAAATCCGAACAGCTGGAATCGCAAGTCGTAGGGGGATTCGGCAGGTTGTTGCAGCAGCATTGTCGGTGTGATTCCCAAAGACGTCGGCGTCATCGCCGGCAGAAGACTTTTTCGCTGATTGTTGTAGTGCATCAGCGGATTCGTGGGGTCGCGCGTCCTCCGGCGCGACGGTCATCGCTGTTTCCGACCGTTAGCGATCGTTTCCACCGGTCGCGGCGTCCAAGAACGACCACAGGTCGGCGTATTCTTCGATTCGCTTGCTGACCGGCGTCCCCGCACCGTGACCGGCACGCGTTTCGATACGGATCAGTGTCGGATGGTCGCAACCCTGGGCCGCTTGCAGTGCCGCGGCAAACTTGAAACTGTGCCCCGGAACAACGCGATCATCACGATCAGCCGTCGTGATCAGCGTCGCCGGATAACAAACGCCGGGTTTCAAGTTGTGCAGGGGAGAATACGACAACAGGTTGTCGATCTGGTCTTCTTCATCACTGCTGCCGTACTCGGTCGCCCACGCCCATCCGATGGTGAATTTGTGGTACCTCAGCATGTCCATCACACCGACCGCCGGCAAACAAGCCGCGAACAGATCGGAACGTTGGGTCATGACCGCACCGACCAGCAACCCGCCGTTGCTGCCACCTCGGATCCCCAGCTTGGACGAGCGGGTGTAACCCTGATCGATCAAGTACTCGGCTGACGCGATGAAATCATCGAACACGTTCTGCTTCTTCAGTCGCATGCCGTCTTCGTGCCATTGGCGTCCATATTCCCCACCACCACGCAAGTTGGCCACGGCGTAAATGCCGCCCGCATCCAGCCACGCGGCGATGGCCGGCGAATAGGACGGCGTCAGTGAAATGTTGAAGCCGCCATAGCCGTACAACAACGTTTGGTTTTCACCATCAAGCTGACTGTTGCGATGCCGGGTGATGATCATCGGCACTCGGGTGCCATCGCGACTGGTCACAAAAACTTGTTCGGTCAGGTAGTCCTGCACCGCAAAATCGACATCGGGCGATCGCCAAAGTTCGGTTTGTCCGGTGGTCAGATCCAACCGATAGATTGAGCTGGGCGTCACGTAATTGGTGAAGCTGAAGAACGTTTCGGTCGCATCCTGTTGCCCCGACAGTCCGCCAACGCTGCCCACGCCGGGCAATTCCAGATCGTCCATGACCGTTCCATCGATGGCGTAACGTGCCACGCGCGATCGAGCGTCTTGCAGATAGTCCGCATAGAACGTTTCGCCGAACAGTTGGACGCCTTGAAGCACGTCACGCGGATGTTGGGCGATGACTTCACGCCACTGTTCGCGTTGCGGGTCGTTGGCATCAACGGCGATCAGACGTCGTCGTGGGGCCTGATCGTCGGTCAAGAAGTAAAGCGTATCGTCGACCGACGCGACGAATTCAAAATCCGCTTCGAAACCACCAATCAGCAATTCCAGATCGTCGCCTTCACCGCGAAGCGGGTCATCCCCGTTCAACCGACGAATGAAGATTTGGGTTTTCGGCTCGGTCCCTTTCCAGTTTTGCACGACCAGAAAACGTCCGTCGTCGGTGACCTCGGGCGAAAAGCCCCATTGCGGATGATCCGGGCGTGCATAGACCAGCTGGTCGTCTGCTTGGTCGGTGCCCAGTCGATGAAAAAACAGTTGTTGATTCTCGTTGGTGCCCGTCAGTTCTTCGCCATCGCCGGGTTCGTCGTAGCGGGCGTAAAAGAATCCGCTGGCATCGGGCAACCACGCAATGCCACTGAACTTGACCCACCGAACAACGTCGTCGGTGTCTTCGCCGGTGGCCACCGTGCGAACCTTAACCGTTCGCCAATCACTGCCGCCATCGGCCAATGTATACGCGACCAACCGGCCGTCTTTGCTGGGAACCCAAGACGACAGCGCCACGGTCCCATCATTTGAAAGTTGATTGGGATCGATCAGCACACGACGTGGCGAATCCGGTCCCCGGGCAACGTACAGAATGCTTTGATCCTGGAGGCCGTCGTTGTGGCTAAAGAAATACTGTTGCGGTTTTGCCGCATCAGATTCGCTGTTGTTGGCAACTGGATGGGGCAACCCGAAACGCTCGTAATTCCACAGACGTTCCAACGAATCACGAAACTTGGACCGGGACGGCAATTCGGAAAGGTAACTTTGGGTTAACTGGTTTTGCGCCTGGACCCACGCGGCGGTTTCATCACTTTCGACATCTTCGAGCCATCGGTAAGGATCGGCCACTTGGCGACCGTGATAATCATCGACGACGTCGACCGTTTTGGTTTCCGGGTATTCCAAGGTCATGTTGCTTTGTGCAGAAGCAGACGATTGTGGAAGATGTTTCGAAGCAGGCTGCGCGCTCAAAATGGCCGACGGGATCAAGGCCACGCCGACGATCCGCAGGAAAGTAAATTTCATGATGCGACTGTGCTTGAAGGAGAATGGTGCATGGGGCAAAGCGGCCGATGTTCCACCACGATAGACTATGTTTTGGCCGATCGGGGTGGGAATGGATAGACGTCGCCAAACACATCACAGTTCAAATGATCTCGTCATGGATTCCGGCGTCGACGGGTCGGTGCGGACGACGACATTGCCGAGGGTGCGGACGATCGAGCGATCTTTGACCCAGCGGGGTTCACGCTGGCTGCACCGCCAACCGATGGTGATATTGGCGGTACTGGCATGCGTGGGAATTCTGCTGGATCGGTTCGTCGGCATCCGTTGGGGCGTGATGAGCCTGTGGGTGATCGGATCGGCGGTCTGGACGCTTTGGGGTCCGGTGCGAGGGCGGACGTTTGCCGCGATGCTGGTGGTGGTCCCCTGTTTTGCGATGCGACACCACCTGGAAACGACGCGCTATGACGCGGCGGAATTACGACAACACATCGGTGATTTTTCGCGGCCCGCCATTGTTCAAGCCGTCGTGGACCGACCGCCCACGTTTCGTCGTCACCCGCTGGCCGACCAACGACGGCTTCGCAATCAACCGACGATGCAAACGCGATTCGAAGTGACCGTGTCGGCCATTCGCATCGGCAAAGCATTTCGAAGCACAAGGGGCCGCGCGATGGTCACCGTCGACCAGCCGTTGTCCGATTTGCGGTGCGGCGATGCGGTCACACTGCTGGGTGAATTGAGCCGTTTTCAGCCGGCAAGCAATCCTGGACAGCCCGACTTGCAACGCGTTTATCGGCAACGACGACTGCATGGTCGAATTCACGTGGATGACGCTGCCGGTGTCATCACATCCGCGGCCGATGACAAACCGGCTTGGTGGGCGGCGTCCAGGAATTGGATCGGACGCTTTGCAGGCGAACTATCGCGATTGGGTCGTCAATCACTTTTGCGTCACACTGACGCCAGCAGCGGTCCGCTGGCGATGGCGCTGATCTTGGGACAACGCGACAATGTGGATCCACTGACTCGTGATCAGTTGCTGGTGACCGGTACCGTGCATTTGTTGTCGGTCAGCGGTTTGCACCTGGCGATTGTCGTGGTGATGGCCGGATGGTTGGCGACGTTCGTCGGCGCCCGCGTCCGTGGTCGCGTTGTGCTGATTCTGTTGACGTGTCTGGTCTACACCGCGGTGACCGGTGGTCGGCCGCCGGTGGTTCGGGCATCGATCTTGGTGGCGGTTTACGCCCTGTCACTGTGGGTCCAGCGACCCGCCGTATCGATCAATTCATTGGGGTTGGCCGCCCTATTGTTGTTGTTGTGGAATCCCACGTTGATCGAAAGCATCGGCGTTCAACTTTCGTTCATTGCGGTTTCCACATTGATCATCTGCGGGTCCACCGATCCGTTGCAAAGCGAAGCGGTTCGCCAAGAACTATCGCGAGAAGAACAGCTGGATCGATTGATCGAAAAATCCAGCCCGCCGATCGCCTATCACGCGAGACGAATTTGGACAGGCCTTCGCAACGCATTTGCCTACAGTGCCGCGGTGACCTTGGTCAGCGCGCCATTGGTGTGGCACCAGTTTCATGTCATTTCACCCATCAGCGTCTTGGCCAATGTGTTGTTGGGTCCGTGGATGTTCATTGCCCTTGCATCGGGTCTGGTCACGATTGCGTTGGAACAGTTGTGGATGCCTCTGGGTCTTCCGAGCGGATGGATTTGTCACCAAACCATTTTGGTCATGCGTTGGATCGTCCAGCGGGCGGCGGAAATACCCGGTGGCCATTTCTGGTTGCCTTCGCCGCCGACCTGGTGCGTCGTTGGGTTCTACGTCGCCTTGATCGTGGCCTTACTGTCACGCGGCATCGGTCGATCGACCAATCCGATTCAACCGACCCCCGCAAATCCACTGCGGCGGCGTAGTCTCGTGGTGGCACTATCGGCATGGGGATTATGGGTTGTGATGGCATGGTGGTTGTCCACG is from Crateriforma conspicua and encodes:
- a CDS encoding site-2 protease family protein, translated to MHYNNQRKSLLPAMTPTSLGITPTMLLQQPAESPYDLRFQLFGFPIRVAWTFWIGAVVFGYGLADMVDQLFQDSSPGRFPLLLLWAVCLLVSIIIHELGHALAFRTLGIESSIVLYHFGGLAIPRSGPATGGGFEFAPVTRLSPSQDLFIAASGPLLQIASAMVLAVGLKAAGYGVAAFGIIPGFNRIEWLQEGQPLATVGMFSIALFYILPSVLWALFNLLPVYPLDGGRVARAIIQLAGGQIEQSLWLSLVVAVLMAVWGLQSGEIFITLLFASLAMGNYQMLQQYGGRF
- a CDS encoding Mrp/NBP35 family ATP-binding protein, with translation MSEITLPSVQAILDQTLDPETGRAMGPLGQIQDVQVDDNKISYSLGITSCMWAIGDEVRDGINDRLTAAFPGAAINATIVPHERPPARIGQLGLRVKKVVLVGSGKGGVGKSTVAASLAVMLNQMGSRVGLMDADVYGPSVPHLLGLKGRPEVDADKKIRPIELRDGFPVMSMGFLVEPDQAVIWRGPMLHGSIQQFLRDTQWGELDYLIIDMPPGTGDIALTLSQSVPISGAVVVCTPQEVALLDAVKAINMFRKVNIPVAGMVENMSGFLCPDNGKTYDIFGRGGARDKAAQMDVPFLGGLPIDIRLREAGDEGRLHEVIADQPDAAAPIEQAARALVRHLASKAASEGVSTSLPTL
- a CDS encoding prolyl oligopeptidase family serine peptidase: MKFTFLRIVGVALIPSAILSAQPASKHLPQSSASAQSNMTLEYPETKTVDVVDDYHGRQVADPYRWLEDVESDETAAWVQAQNQLTQSYLSELPSRSKFRDSLERLWNYERFGLPHPVANNSESDAAKPQQYFFSHNDGLQDQSILYVARGPDSPRRVLIDPNQLSNDGTVALSSWVPSKDGRLVAYTLADGGSDWRTVKVRTVATGEDTDDVVRWVKFSGIAWLPDASGFFYARYDEPGDGEELTGTNENQQLFFHRLGTDQADDQLVYARPDHPQWGFSPEVTDDGRFLVVQNWKGTEPKTQIFIRRLNGDDPLRGEGDDLELLIGGFEADFEFVASVDDTLYFLTDDQAPRRRLIAVDANDPQREQWREVIAQHPRDVLQGVQLFGETFYADYLQDARSRVARYAIDGTVMDDLELPGVGSVGGLSGQQDATETFFSFTNYVTPSSIYRLDLTTGQTELWRSPDVDFAVQDYLTEQVFVTSRDGTRVPMIITRHRNSQLDGENQTLLYGYGGFNISLTPSYSPAIAAWLDAGGIYAVANLRGGGEYGRQWHEDGMRLKKQNVFDDFIASAEYLIDQGYTRSSKLGIRGGSNGGLLVGAVMTQRSDLFAACLPAVGVMDMLRYHKFTIGWAWATEYGSSDEEDQIDNLLSYSPLHNLKPGVCYPATLITTADRDDRVVPGHSFKFAAALQAAQGCDHPTLIRIETRAGHGAGTPVSKRIEEYADLWSFLDAATGGNDR
- a CDS encoding calmodulin-binding protein: MIRQIFIAAALAAAAFATIQPASAEPRAYGQAWGGGARPHDWNRFYHYPYVYYPQNFYGQDYYKSSDSLYHRYPSEMRIPVYNKRWHNFYPSNRRFHSGHHFILDTF
- a CDS encoding helix-turn-helix domain-containing protein; the protein is MPNVTQLRSFAKLLTQHGLAMWVLDEDDRIALATDAVGDRLRCDSDELIGVRVTSVGNDDPLSRCAAHLTPPPGRGDTGLLIVPWSGPECPNAAHGLVECAAFLSWPTEPGRSLTIGWIGPSDRFPQYPSQTHHPSWQASIELQRHLRIWMDEDRRIHDPIIAGDSDAIRRMRRQLEIAGRIRDDTLITAPAGFPSERLAQRLHQLSTPAGSDDANQPAIEPMETIDGGLMDLELLEAVAAPLISHLTGEGRPIATVVLRGLEETPPDVQQRVDQWKDLFGQRLRLIAILDRRHKASADVIEPLMQRLCGLVIDVPSLADRPDDVPMVATALLESRRSGGNIIAERFNRDGQDALVRYPWPGDIGELDDAVRFAAGIGSQTVLTREHLPLAVRSYRPPSAEADAMGDIDLDATLHQIERRLIEEAVAAADGNRSEAARRLGISRARLLRRLESQSDGDTGAPKSDDDLSTPSE
- a CDS encoding ComEC/Rec2 family competence protein, with translation MDSGVDGSVRTTTLPRVRTIERSLTQRGSRWLHRQPMVILAVLACVGILLDRFVGIRWGVMSLWVIGSAVWTLWGPVRGRTFAAMLVVVPCFAMRHHLETTRYDAAELRQHIGDFSRPAIVQAVVDRPPTFRRHPLADQRRLRNQPTMQTRFEVTVSAIRIGKAFRSTRGRAMVTVDQPLSDLRCGDAVTLLGELSRFQPASNPGQPDLQRVYRQRRLHGRIHVDDAAGVITSAADDKPAWWAASRNWIGRFAGELSRLGRQSLLRHTDASSGPLAMALILGQRDNVDPLTRDQLLVTGTVHLLSVSGLHLAIVVVMAGWLATFVGARVRGRVVLILLTCLVYTAVTGGRPPVVRASILVAVYALSLWVQRPAVSINSLGLAALLLLLWNPTLIESIGVQLSFIAVSTLIICGSTDPLQSEAVRQELSREEQLDRLIEKSSPPIAYHARRIWTGLRNAFAYSAAVTLVSAPLVWHQFHVISPISVLANVLLGPWMFIALASGLVTIALEQLWMPLGLPSGWICHQTILVMRWIVQRAAEIPGGHFWLPSPPTWCVVGFYVALIVALLSRGIGRSTNPIQPTPANPLRRRSLVVALSAWGLWVVMAWWLSTTPVPMNNATTESIFVDVGHGTAVVMRFDQDDVWLYDCGHLGNDLGESHDIDGVLWSLGTTHLSGIVLSHADSDHFNALPSLLNRFDVDQIITPPGMMDEPDEPALLPIRAAIRRHRVPVKTWSVGDHHQRDRADLVTLHPPKTRLAGSDNANSLVLQINAGSTWMMLPGDLEPPGTMTLVNGPRPSPGGVMMAPHHGSLAADSDMVLRWARPSKVVVSGGRRALHPDVENAMQLTGSDVAITRRDAAVRVRLFSQGPDQIQIRRWNQNPW